One region of Bosea sp. 29B genomic DNA includes:
- a CDS encoding CoA transferase: MAKPLQGVKVLDLTKVLAGPLCAQYLGEMGADIIKVEPVGTGDETRGWPPFRAPGLGAVFLSANRNKRSIAVDLKTEQGQAVVHRLATSCDIAIESFGTGVVERLGIDAATLRGLNPRLIYCSISGFGRAGPMRDAPGYDVILQAFCGVMALTGDESGGHIRSPISPIDQMTGTHALSGILALLYQRAVTGQGGTVNVSLYDTAMGLLGYNLQTFWEKGVQPAKCGSSHESLCPYQAFEAQDGPIMIGVANDNLWRKFCAVVGLEEIVDHPDFRSNADRVRNRARTLAQVQAALAGGTVAHWHATLSRAGIPCSPINSLAQLLAHPHTAASGMVLNYEHPAAGGLKGIAQPVRFDGEPVRPGLPPPLLGQDTDAVLAEIGLSQNEIAALRELRAVA, translated from the coding sequence GTGGCCAAGCCGCTTCAAGGTGTGAAAGTCCTCGACCTGACCAAGGTCCTCGCCGGCCCGCTCTGCGCGCAATATCTCGGCGAGATGGGCGCTGACATCATCAAGGTCGAGCCGGTCGGCACCGGCGACGAGACCCGCGGCTGGCCGCCCTTCCGCGCCCCCGGGCTCGGCGCTGTCTTCCTCAGCGCCAATCGCAACAAGCGCAGCATCGCTGTCGATCTCAAGACCGAGCAGGGGCAGGCGGTCGTGCATCGCCTCGCCACGAGCTGCGACATCGCGATCGAAAGCTTCGGCACCGGGGTGGTCGAGCGCCTCGGCATCGATGCCGCAACGTTGCGCGGGCTCAATCCGCGGCTGATCTATTGCAGTATCTCGGGCTTCGGCCGCGCCGGGCCGATGCGCGACGCGCCCGGCTACGATGTCATCCTGCAGGCCTTCTGCGGTGTGATGGCGCTGACCGGCGACGAGAGCGGCGGCCATATCCGCAGCCCGATCTCGCCGATCGACCAGATGACCGGCACGCATGCGCTGAGCGGCATTCTCGCCCTGCTTTATCAGCGTGCGGTGACCGGGCAGGGCGGCACCGTCAACGTCTCGCTCTACGACACCGCAATGGGCCTGCTCGGCTATAATCTCCAGACCTTCTGGGAGAAGGGCGTGCAGCCGGCGAAATGTGGCTCGAGCCACGAATCGCTCTGCCCCTACCAGGCCTTCGAGGCGCAGGACGGGCCGATCATGATCGGCGTCGCCAACGACAATCTCTGGCGCAAGTTCTGCGCGGTCGTTGGCCTTGAGGAGATCGTCGATCACCCCGATTTTCGCAGCAATGCCGATCGCGTCCGCAACCGGGCCCGGACACTCGCGCAGGTTCAAGCCGCGCTGGCAGGGGGAACGGTGGCGCATTGGCACGCGACGTTGTCGCGGGCCGGCATTCCCTGTTCGCCGATCAATTCGCTGGCGCAACTGCTGGCCCATCCGCATACCGCCGCGAGCGGGATGGTGCTCAACTACGAGCACCCCGCCGCCGGTGGTCTCAAGGGCATCGCTCAGCCGGTGCGCTTCGATGGTGAGCCGGTGAGACCGGGCCTGCCGCCGCCGCTGCTCGGGCAGGATACGGATGCGGTGCTGGCCGAGATCGGCCTCTCCCAGAACGAGATCGCGGCGCTGCGTGAACTGCGCGCGGTCGCCTGA